TCTTCTTGGACATAACCATTTTCCTTCGCACCGGCAATAGCAAGCTCATAGGCATCAATTGCCTCCAGTTTTTGATCCAATACTCGATGTCTTTCAGCTTTAACCAAGTCCACCTGATGCTTGAAATTCATCGGAGCATGGTGCGAAAACAGGTCCAATTTTTTGATGTCATTATCAACTTGAGACAAGCTATGGGTGCGTTCTTCAGCAGTACCTTGATTGAGGATAGCTAGACAACAGAGTGCTCGAAAATAGTATAAGTAAGAGATTTGAAATTCCCCTGTTAATCCGCTATTCGATTTATTGGCAGTTTCTGCAAAGCCAATCCCTAATAAAGGCTTGCCAAATAGATAGCTGACAACTAATTTATTGATGTAGAGTGCTGCAATCAAAACGTCGAAATTGTTTTCCTGCAAATTTTGTAGGCATTCAGATTCTCGAAAAATAGTTCCCTCAAGTTCCCAAGGTTTCTCGCTAAGGTTGATAAGATTTAGGGCTGTTTGATGGAAAATTTGGAGACTCCATAATATTCCGTCCTGCCGATAGGTTTCTAGGACTTTGCTATAGGTCTGGTTCTCTTGGTCGATAGTGGCTAAATTAACACCTGAAAAAAAGAGGAATTGAACATAGTGTTGGATACCATAGGCTGTATATTCAATGTCTCCAGATTCAATACCAATGCTGAATCCATTTTTTAACGGAGGGATGCAGTCTTTGAGCAACCCCTTCCAAGGAGTAACATAGGCATAAATCAGGTTCCTGACCCGCATTTCAAATTGCTTAGTAGGGAAAGCCTCCATTACTGCTAGAGCTACTTCCCCTGCAAAGTAACCGGATTCAAACTTTTGAAAGCCACACAACAGCATGGCAAAAAGTGCATAAATTGAAGCAGAAGCTGGGATATTACCGTGTTGTAGTAAGAGCGAAATTTGCTTGCAAATAATGATCGGTAAAAGTTCAGGCTTTGACTTATAGGCATATCCCACCATCAGGGTTAGCAAATCTTGAGTTCTTAGCAACTGAGGATCGCTTGTTTGGGGTAGAGCAATAAACTCATCAATCGTTCTAGACTGAAATTCTGATAGAGTTTGACTCAGTTTTTTCTGGATAGTATCGTTACTGATTTCTGCTGACATTTGAATGCCCAGTGACTTCAAGACCTTGAGGGACAACTCTAGACCTGACAACATCTTTCCCTGGGCTTGGTCACTCGCAATTTGGGCAATGTAAATGGGAAGCGTATCCGCAATCACAGAAACATGTTCTAATGCACTAGAGCTGATCGTCTCGACGGCTTCAAAGTCGCCCCTTAAATAATGAACATCCACCAACTCTGAATAGAGAGAAAGGATGAGAACATATTGAGTCTTCCACCCTTGATCACTCAGTAGTTTAATCCCACTCTCAAAATACGAGACAGCTTCTGTATAGGCAATCGATGCTTTTGCTTTTTGACCTGCTTCTAGATTGAGCTGGGCTAGCTGTTGTCGCTGGCATGGATCATCAATTAAGTTAATCCCTTGATTGAGGCTATTAACAATATTAAAAATGCTGATTTTTTGATCTTGATCGATCCTCTTTTTATATAAAAGCTGACCGATCTTTAGGTGATATTCCTTTTTATCTTCTTCAGGAATCAGAGCATCAGCAGCTTGTTGGAAACGATCATGCATAAAGTGATAGCTGACGGTTATGTCCTGTTTAATTCTGATGTCAGTATCATTATTGTTGTTTGAGAAGAACTTGTAGTCTTCGCTTTGTGAAAGAATCAAGCCATCATTTAAGGCTGGCCATAAATCTGTCGCTATCTGCTCTTTATTGTCCTCACAGACCAAAGCCAAGGTATCCAAATCAAACTGATTGCCAATACAAGCCGCAATTTTTAACACCTCCTGCGTGGACGCTGGTAAAGTCTGTAATCGCCCCACCATAAACATGACTACATCATCTGTGAGTGCTAACTGCTGCACCTGAGTCAGGTCACATTGCCAATATCTAGCTTCAGTATCAAAAGTGATTTGCTGATCACTGTGCAGTCCTTGTAAAAATTGGGTAGTAAAAAAGGGATTTCCTTGGGTCTTTTGATACACCAGCTCAGATAGTGGTAAAGCAATGTCAGGCGCACACAGAAGTGTATCCGCTACCAAATGATTGATGTCATTTTGGCTTAAGGACGCTAGAGCTAATGTTTGGAACGAAGAACCCTGCTGTGTCAGCTCATCCAATTGCAGCATCAGTGGATGGGCAGAAAATACCTCATTATCTCGGTAGGCTCCAAGTACTAGCAAATAGTCTGTTTTTGATTTACCCATCAATAGATTCAGAAGGTTTAAGGAGGCTGAATCTGCCCATTGCAAGTCATCCAAGAAAATGACTAGGGGATGGTCTTGAGTGGAGAATACTTGAGTGAATTGGCCAACAAGTAAATTAAACCGATTTTGGGCGACGGTTCCTGAGTTCTGGTACGGTGGGTTGCTTGCCAATAATGTGCTCTAGTTCAGGAATGACATCAATCAGAACTTGGCCACTTTCCCCCACAACCTCTAGAACTCGGGTCTTCCAATGCGCTAAATCGGAATCTGATTCCCCTAGCAGTTGGCCCATTAAACTACGAAACGCTTGCACAAAGGCTGAAAAAGGAATATTGCGGTTGAACTGATCAAATTTTCCCTTGATGAAATAGCCCTTTTTTTGGGTAATCGGTTTGTGGACTTCATTGATGACTGCTGTTTTGCCTATCCCAGAAAAGCCTGCCACCAACATTAGCTCTGAACTCCCCTGAGCAACTCGGTCAAAGGCATCCAGCAGTGTTTTGACTTCAGCTTTACGGCCATAGAGTTTTTCCGGTATCAAGAAGCGATCGCAAACATCTCGCAACCCCAATTTAAAGGGCTCAATTTCTTCTCCTGCAGTCACCTGAGTCAGACAAAGTTCCAAATCATGCTTTAATCCCAAAGCACTTTGGTAGCGATCCTCAGCATTTTTAGCCAGTAGCTTAGCAACAAGATTTGCCACAGCCCCTGGCACGCCAAATTCCGTTAGGGAAGGGGGGATCTGAGCAATATGGCAATGCAGCCAAACCACGGGTTCATCCGCCTGAAAAGGCAGCTGCCCGGCAAACAGTTCAAATAGTGTGACGCCTAAGCTATAAAAATCACTTCTAAAATCAATCCCACGGTTCATGCGTCCTGTTTGTTCAGGAGCGATATAAGCTAAGGTGCCTTCCAAGGCATTGGGATTTTTGATCTCCTGAGTCTCTTTAGGTAGAAGTGAGGCAATCCCAAAATCAATCAGCTTAACCTGAAGGGTTTGGGGATGAAGCAGGATATTACCGGGCTTAATATCTTTGTGGAGGACACGCTGTTGACCGAGATAATGCAGAATATCTGCGAGCTGCAGGGCAATGGTTAACCCATCCTTTAAGGAGATAGAAGACTGCAGCATCTCAGACAGGGGAGTCCACTGCACGTCTTCCATGACTAAGGCATAGGTTTGGTGGCAAGGCTCTAATGCCAGAATCTGGATAATCCCAGGATGATTAAGAGTCTGGCCGATGGTGAATTGATTCCGAAAAGCAAGGTGATCTGAAAACCTCAAGGCCATCTGAGGAGGCGTCGTTTTGATGACAACGGAGGTTTTCTCCTTCAAGCGCCGGGCTCTATAGACCAGCGTATTTTTCCCCTCATGCAGAATTTCGAGGAGTTCATACCCATTGGGAATGATGTTGTGAGGAATGGAGGAACCCATTGCAACAGAACCCCGTAAAAAGGATGTGATTCAAGTTTGTCCACCGAGGAACTATGCCAAGGCCACTGATCTATTAAAGATAGCGATCCTTTCTTTAGACTACAGCTTTGGATATTGGAATTTGTCACTCAGCTTACTGGACTCTGTTCCAACAGAAAATGGTGTTGCGGTCTGAAAAAATACGTCCCACGAGTAGTCATGAAACTTGAGTATGGATTTCACAACAATGCAGGAACCCCCTGCATTACCTTTCGTCAAAACTGGAATGGGATTTTATTGACCTGGGGAATACACAGTTCAACCTGTTCAATCCAGTCCTAAAAAAGGTGTTAGAAACATGTTTAGTGCTCCTCAGCGTGCAGTGGCTGTCGCTTGTCTAACTTCAGTGATCGCTGTTGCTCCTGTTCCTACGCGCTCTGCCTTTGCTCAGTCCCAATTTACGGATGTTAGTAGCAATTGGGCTCAACCGTTTATCGATACCCTGGCTCAAAAAAATATTATTAGCGGTTTTCCCGATGGCTCCTTCCGACCTGACCAGCCAGTGACACGGGCTCAGTTTGCTGCCATTGTCCGCCAAGCCTTTAAGTCTCCTGCGACTCGCCCCTCACGCCCTTTTAAGGATGTGAGCTATGGGTACTGGGCTTCACCCGCCATTGACTATGCTTATACCACTGGGTTCTTGTCGGGCTATACCAACGGCTCCTTCCAACCGGATCAGGAAATTCCTAAGGTACAGGCTTTGGTGGCCATTGCCAGTGGATTAAAGATTCAACCCGTGGGGGGGGTGGATAGCACCTTGCTCCGTTTCTACGATGCAGCCCAAATTCCTAACTATGCTAAACCGGGTGTTGCTGCGGCGACGCAACGCAATATTCCTGTTAATTATCCGAATGCAGCTAACTTAAACCCAAATCAACAAGCAACTCGGGCCGATATTGCCGCCTTTATTTATCAAGCGTTAGTGAGTCAGGGACGCTTGGCACCGATTGGCAGCAACTTCCCCGCGTCGCAATATATTGTGCAGGGCGGATCTCTGCCTTCGACACCTACAGAATCTGGGACAGGCACCCTAGCCGTCGGCACTGAAATTCCCGTTGAGCTAGAGGGGGCAGACTCGGGTGCCAATCTAGTGATGACCGTGGGCGAAAATGTGGAAACCACGTTTATTGTCGCCGAAGATGTGGTGAATACTAGTCAACAGGTTGTTATTCCAAAAGGCAGTAAGATTGTTGGTCGTTTCCAGCCCTTTGCCATCGATAAGACGACAGGAACTCAATTTACCGCCAACAAAATACTCATTGGCAATACGCCCTATACCGTCAATGCTTCTTCAGTCCCCATTGCGGCCCGTAAAAAGAGTTCTCTCAGCGTCGCTGACTTAACTGGAAGTATTTCCACCGTAGCGGCATCAGCTGCTTTAGACTTAGCAATTAGTGGTGAAGTTGGGGCAGGTAGTTTACTTCCGGGTGTGATTCAGACGGGACAAACCTTAGGTAAACAAGTTCTGGGTCAGTCTGACAACACGGACGAAGTCATTCTGGTCGAGCCCGATCTTATTGGCATGAAACTCAATGCTGATTTTGAGTTTTTACCCGGTTCAACCACAGCATTTGTAGATCCTAACTCTACCAATCTCTATCTGGTTGATACTGGGACCAAGGTTGACCTGGCCTCCCAGACAGATAACGCCAGGTATATCATGGTTCCGGGTGAAACGGTTCCAGTTGAACTGAAAACGGGGAGATCTCTTTATAACAATCAAAATGAAGTTTTAGTGCCGGAAGGAAGTTTAGTCAGAGGCCAAATCATACCTATGACTGTCAATGGCAAAGAAGGTGCTCAATTTGTTGCCAATGAAATTGTGATTGGGACTCAAACTTATCCCATCACTGCTGCTTCGAAGGGGATTTCTCCATCCTCCTTAAATTCTTTAAGTCCAACTGATTTTCAGGGGAACGTGATTGCGTCTTCCGAGGCAAGTCAATCTCTTCGTGGTGTCAGTGCTTCTGGCGAAGAGCAGTCAAGTGGCGGCCTATTAGGGCTGGGGAGCCTGCTGGGCGGCAAAGGTTCGGGTAAATCAGTAATCCTGTTTAACCCAACATCTGTACAAATGGAGTTTCGTGCTCCCTTGAGTTTAAATAACTTCAATAACTAGAGTTAATTGGCTGCCCAATCTGCCTTTCGATAGGGGGCAATCCCTGTGGTGGCTTGGGCAGCTACCTTGTCAAGATTTTCATAATTGAACATTGAAGCTATCAGGGCTGATCTGCATTATTTGTGATGTAGATCAGCCCTGAATTTCTTTTGGGGAAAGGGTTCTAGTGTATTTAGAGTCAATATGAAAGGAGGCATTTATTCTTGCAGAATGTTAACTTATATTATAAATTATAATTATTTATAACCGGTTCTCCACTTTGTTCACCTAGTCAGCATGTTTTTAAGCAACATCCATTGGAGTTGCTGACGTGTCGTTCGTTTTTGCGCTTATCAATTTGTTTTTAAAATAGTCTGGAGATTTAGGTCCCTTGGGTAGGCAACATAAAATTTTGATTGTTGACGACGAAGCAACGATTCGTCGTATTTTGGCAACCCGTCTATCGATGGTGGGATACGAAATTGTGGTTGCTGCTGATGGGATTGAGGCACTAGAGCAATTTGAAGCTGAAAAACCTGATTTGATTGTTTTAGATGTGATGATGCCCAGAATGAATGGGCTGCAGGTTTGCCAGACTCTTCGCGAAACCACCGGCGTTCCTATTATTATGCTGACGGCTCTAGGGGAAGTGAGCGATCGCATCAAGGGATTGGAATTAGGTGCAGATGACTATTTACCCAAGCCTTTTTCTCCTAAGGAGCTAGAAAGTAGAATCCAGGCTATTTTACGGCGTACAGTTCCCGGTCAAGGCAAAGCAGGTGCAAGTCATGCTGCTGAGCAGGTGATTATGGAAATTGGTCCGTTGCGGATTGAAACCCATAAGCGACAGGTGTACTTACACGGCCAAAGAATTCAGCTAACTGGCATCGAATTTGATGTCCTCAAGCTATTGGTATCCAAAGCTGGACAGACCGTTTCTCGCTCAGATATTTTGCAGCAAGTGTGGGGCTATTCTGCCAACCACTATGCAGATTTACGGGTGGTAGATGTGAATGTGTCCCGGCTGCGTTCCAAGATCGGTGATAGCTCCAAACAACCCGAGTACATTCATACGGATTGGGGGATTGGCTATTTTTTTCAAAAAATGAGAAAAAAATCCCCTGAACAAGTGATGTGCTGATAGATTTAGTTAATTCTGTTGCTCCGTTGTATCGATAGTGGTGTGACGGAATTTTTTCTGTATACCTAAAAACAGTTTTCAAGGCGGTTAGTTCTTTTTCTGAAAATGAACTATGGTTCGAATTTTTGCCTCTAGATATTGGCTTGAAGGCCATGATAGGCCTTGGCTATACTGGGTAAACTTGCTTAAAACAGGAAGGGCCGATTTTGAATTGACTCAAAAATATTGAGCTTAACTGCAAAGTTTTCTGAGAATAGACAACGGTTTGTTATCCTAGGCAAAATTTACCAAAGAAAAATTCGGAGTTAAGGAATTGCAACTATGACGCTGAGAGATCAAGTCCAAGACGAAGAAGCTCAGGCTAGTATTGCTGCCGATTGTGCTCAACTCATGGATCAGCAAGTCGCAGCCAAAAAGGGAATGTCTGGCCTAGCCATTAAGACTGCTTATAAAGCATTAAAAGGAATTGGACCAGGGTATATTCCTCGAGCCCTGAAAAGCTTAGTGCCTCAAGCTTTAGACGCGCTTGATCCAATGTGGGCTGCAGGACTACAATCTGGAGATCCGGTGGGGCACTTGAGTCAAAACTCTGCTGAGACTGCAGATGTATTGCTAGGCGTGACGGATCACAAGTTGAGTGTGGCTAAGAATAAGATTGTCATTGCGACCTATAAAAAAGTTCGAAAATCGGTGAAAGGTGATGTGGAAGCAGCCGTTCCTGGGTTGGCCGAAATTCTAGGCAATTACGCCCATAATTAGGTCGGTCGCTTTTGTGGCTCCATATCATACCTATTTAATGACTTCATACCTATTTATTCAAGACGGTGAGCAGACAGATACATCTGCTTTATTAGGTGCTTAGCCCTTTATGTTATCCAACCCAGCATGGGTTGGATAAACCCAAATGATATTTCTATACTCGTTGGTCGCGTTGATTCCCATTGCAACAGTATTCTTGCTGTTAGTGGTTGCTCGACGACCTGCGAGTCAAGCCATGCCCTTGTCTTATCTGGTGACGGTTGGTGTTGCTTTGG
The Acaryochloris marina S15 genome window above contains:
- the rpaB gene encoding response regulator transcription factor RpaB — its product is MGRQHKILIVDDEATIRRILATRLSMVGYEIVVAADGIEALEQFEAEKPDLIVLDVMMPRMNGLQVCQTLRETTGVPIIMLTALGEVSDRIKGLELGADDYLPKPFSPKELESRIQAILRRTVPGQGKAGASHAAEQVIMEIGPLRIETHKRQVYLHGQRIQLTGIEFDVLKLLVSKAGQTVSRSDILQQVWGYSANHYADLRVVDVNVSRLRSKIGDSSKQPEYIHTDWGIGYFFQKMRKKSPEQVMC
- a CDS encoding ATP-binding protein → MASNPPYQNSGTVAQNRFNLLVGQFTQVFSTQDHPLVIFLDDLQWADSASLNLLNLLMGKSKTDYLLVLGAYRDNEVFSAHPLMLQLDELTQQGSSFQTLALASLSQNDINHLVADTLLCAPDIALPLSELVYQKTQGNPFFTTQFLQGLHSDQQITFDTEARYWQCDLTQVQQLALTDDVVMFMVGRLQTLPASTQEVLKIAACIGNQFDLDTLALVCEDNKEQIATDLWPALNDGLILSQSEDYKFFSNNNNDTDIRIKQDITVSYHFMHDRFQQAADALIPEEDKKEYHLKIGQLLYKKRIDQDQKISIFNIVNSLNQGINLIDDPCQRQQLAQLNLEAGQKAKASIAYTEAVSYFESGIKLLSDQGWKTQYVLILSLYSELVDVHYLRGDFEAVETISSSALEHVSVIADTLPIYIAQIASDQAQGKMLSGLELSLKVLKSLGIQMSAEISNDTIQKKLSQTLSEFQSRTIDEFIALPQTSDPQLLRTQDLLTLMVGYAYKSKPELLPIIICKQISLLLQHGNIPASASIYALFAMLLCGFQKFESGYFAGEVALAVMEAFPTKQFEMRVRNLIYAYVTPWKGLLKDCIPPLKNGFSIGIESGDIEYTAYGIQHYVQFLFFSGVNLATIDQENQTYSKVLETYRQDGILWSLQIFHQTALNLINLSEKPWELEGTIFRESECLQNLQENNFDVLIAALYINKLVVSYLFGKPLLGIGFAETANKSNSGLTGEFQISYLYYFRALCCLAILNQGTAEERTHSLSQVDNDIKKLDLFSHHAPMNFKHQVDLVKAERHRVLDQKLEAIDAYELAIAGAKENGYVQEEALGNELAAKFYLDWGKDKSATAYIQEAYGCYARWGAKAKTDDLEQRYTHLLQPILQPRSQSLNPLATLASLVDTNLSIHSSASVTSNRTNLNTSLDFAALLAGAQALSESLNLSELLEKLTQMILQNSGADSLVLLLPETDDSWHIRATAIPETTQLTNEPLVGNSNLPVQLIQYVQHTQEVLVVDDLDIDLPILDDYLQQHQPCSVLCLPIRYQGNLSGLLYLQNQSTAGVFTCDRITVLNFLCSQAAIALENARLFSKRLDIEAELQQLNAQLDQRVKERTQELSETLETLKSAQVSLIEAEKMAALGTLVAGVAHEINTPIGTSITVASTLADESEQFLQAAENGQLRRSTLNQYLEVVRQCTQLLNSNLSRAADLIQSFKQVAIDQSHQELRTFNLKAYVEEVVTSLQPQVKHSGHQLRVSGDEWITLTHNPGVVAQLITNLVTNSIKHAYAEGETGQLQIQIKQQDQRAFMTYSDDGCGIPPANLSKVYEPFFTTARHRGGTGLGLNIVYNIVTQSLQGTIQIDSQVGQGTTFTIAIPYKPDLKAR
- a CDS encoding DUF6918 family protein, which encodes MTLRDQVQDEEAQASIAADCAQLMDQQVAAKKGMSGLAIKTAYKALKGIGPGYIPRALKSLVPQALDALDPMWAAGLQSGDPVGHLSQNSAETADVLLGVTDHKLSVAKNKIVIATYKKVRKSVKGDVEAAVPGLAEILGNYAHN
- a CDS encoding serine/threonine-protein kinase; the encoded protein is MGSSIPHNIIPNGYELLEILHEGKNTLVYRARRLKEKTSVVIKTTPPQMALRFSDHLAFRNQFTIGQTLNHPGIIQILALEPCHQTYALVMEDVQWTPLSEMLQSSISLKDGLTIALQLADILHYLGQQRVLHKDIKPGNILLHPQTLQVKLIDFGIASLLPKETQEIKNPNALEGTLAYIAPEQTGRMNRGIDFRSDFYSLGVTLFELFAGQLPFQADEPVVWLHCHIAQIPPSLTEFGVPGAVANLVAKLLAKNAEDRYQSALGLKHDLELCLTQVTAGEEIEPFKLGLRDVCDRFLIPEKLYGRKAEVKTLLDAFDRVAQGSSELMLVAGFSGIGKTAVINEVHKPITQKKGYFIKGKFDQFNRNIPFSAFVQAFRSLMGQLLGESDSDLAHWKTRVLEVVGESGQVLIDVIPELEHIIGKQPTVPELRNRRPKSV
- a CDS encoding S-layer homology domain-containing protein — its product is MFSAPQRAVAVACLTSVIAVAPVPTRSAFAQSQFTDVSSNWAQPFIDTLAQKNIISGFPDGSFRPDQPVTRAQFAAIVRQAFKSPATRPSRPFKDVSYGYWASPAIDYAYTTGFLSGYTNGSFQPDQEIPKVQALVAIASGLKIQPVGGVDSTLLRFYDAAQIPNYAKPGVAAATQRNIPVNYPNAANLNPNQQATRADIAAFIYQALVSQGRLAPIGSNFPASQYIVQGGSLPSTPTESGTGTLAVGTEIPVELEGADSGANLVMTVGENVETTFIVAEDVVNTSQQVVIPKGSKIVGRFQPFAIDKTTGTQFTANKILIGNTPYTVNASSVPIAARKKSSLSVADLTGSISTVAASAALDLAISGEVGAGSLLPGVIQTGQTLGKQVLGQSDNTDEVILVEPDLIGMKLNADFEFLPGSTTAFVDPNSTNLYLVDTGTKVDLASQTDNARYIMVPGETVPVELKTGRSLYNNQNEVLVPEGSLVRGQIIPMTVNGKEGAQFVANEIVIGTQTYPITAASKGISPSSLNSLSPTDFQGNVIASSEASQSLRGVSASGEEQSSGGLLGLGSLLGGKGSGKSVILFNPTSVQMEFRAPLSLNNFNN